A segment of the Acidobacteriota bacterium genome:
AGGTTCTTCAGCAACGTGTCTTCGCTGACCATCAGTCCGGCGTCGCGATACTTGTCGAACACGTGCGCGACCGACGGACCATGCAGCTTCTTCAGCGGCAGTCGGGTCTTCCCCTTGCGCTCGAACACCGCCGTGTGTTCATTGGTCTGGCCATGGCGAACGGTGGCGATGAACGCGTGGGGATACTTCCCCTTGCCGGGCGCCGGCAGCCGGGCCGTGACGCCCTTGCCTCGGCCGAGCGACGGCACCGGCCCCTTCGCCCGGAACTTGATCAGCGAGATCGGCGCGCCGGTGGCGATCACTGCGGCGGTCAACCGGTTCAGGTTGGCATCGCGCGTCTTCATGCCGCTCTTGACGTCGCCCACCTTCAGGCCGAGGTCTTGCGCGACCTTGCGGATCATGAACGTCTTGGTCGCCAGCGCCGACCGGTTCAACGCCCGCACGATCGCGGGCTTCGCGCGTCCCTTCAAGCGCTTGATCGCGCGAGAGACGTCCTTCGTCTTGAACTGCAGTCGCAGGGTTCCGGAATCGGCGGCCATCGTTACAACTCCGGTTGTCCCCAGCGCTCCGAGTAACGGAGCGAGTAAGTAATCGCGAGGCCGACGGTCGTGCTACCGGCTTCGCGCTCGGCCGTCCGCGTGACGCCGCGTTCCATCTCACAACTGAGCAACCCGCCCAAAGACCGGTCATCCAGTTCCCATGCGCGCTTGATGTCCTCGAGGAGGTCCTCGACGGCAATCCACGGGTGCCAGTCATCGGCTGGCACGTCGGGCTTGGCCACCTTCGCAATCGCCTGCAGCTCGATCGGCAGTTCCAGGAACACCTTGTTGCCCTGCTGCTTCGGTTCG
Coding sequences within it:
- a CDS encoding phage tail protein produces the protein MAADSGTLRLQFKTKDVSRAIKRLKGRAKPAIVRALNRSALATKTFMIRKVAQDLGLKVGDVKSGMKTRDANLNRLTAAVIATGAPISLIKFRAKGPVPSLGRGKGVTARLPAPGKGKYPHAFIATVRHGQTNEHTAVFERKGKTRLPLKKLHGPSVAHVFDKYRDAGLMVSEDTLLKNLKHELKFALSQS